In Deinococcus maricopensis DSM 21211, one genomic interval encodes:
- the alr gene encoding alanine racemase, with product MLARARADIHAGHLVRNARALAQVSGTPLIAPVKADAYGHGVNLVARALEDEPSVWGFAVAMPREAAALAPLTRKPVLLMTPAAPEEVGPLADLGVRLSVSSAEEVAALPAHARVHLKVDTGMNRLGAKPPEALRLGAALEARGLLEGVYTHLACADDPDLRMSEAQIHAFAAVRAAFPAALAHAQNGAGVLALGRVPGLDLARPGLALYGYPPEHLRARAELRPAMRVTARVGFVHTVPAGESVSYGALWRAPEDTRVATVQFGYADGYPRGATGRARAVVRGEVRDVLGRICMDQFMLDVQGLDVRVGEWVEVFGWDVLSASDLAAWSDGIEYEVLTGIGARVERTLVESAG from the coding sequence ATGCTTGCCCGTGCTCGCGCCGACATTCACGCTGGTCATCTCGTTCGGAACGCCCGGGCGCTCGCGCAGGTGAGCGGCACGCCGCTGATCGCGCCCGTGAAGGCGGACGCGTATGGGCATGGCGTGAACCTCGTGGCGCGCGCGCTGGAGGACGAACCGAGCGTGTGGGGGTTCGCGGTGGCGATGCCGCGTGAGGCGGCGGCGCTCGCGCCGCTCACGCGCAAGCCGGTGCTGCTGATGACGCCCGCCGCGCCGGAGGAGGTCGGGCCGCTCGCGGACCTGGGGGTGCGCCTGTCGGTGAGCAGCGCGGAGGAGGTGGCGGCGCTCCCGGCACACGCGCGGGTGCACCTGAAGGTGGACACGGGCATGAACCGCCTGGGTGCGAAGCCGCCGGAGGCGCTGCGTCTGGGCGCGGCGCTGGAGGCGCGGGGGCTGCTGGAGGGCGTGTACACGCACCTGGCGTGCGCGGACGACCCGGACCTGCGCATGAGTGAGGCGCAGATTCACGCGTTCGCGGCGGTGCGGGCGGCGTTCCCGGCGGCGCTGGCGCACGCGCAGAACGGCGCGGGCGTGCTGGCGTTGGGGCGCGTGCCAGGCCTGGATCTGGCGCGGCCGGGGCTGGCGCTGTACGGGTACCCGCCGGAGCACCTGCGGGCGCGGGCGGAGCTGCGGCCGGCCATGCGCGTGACGGCCCGCGTGGGGTTCGTGCACACGGTGCCCGCCGGGGAGAGCGTGAGTTACGGGGCGCTGTGGCGCGCGCCGGAGGACACGCGGGTGGCGACGGTGCAGTTCGGGTACGCGGACGGATATCCGCGTGGCGCGACGGGCCGCGCGCGCGCCGTGGTGCGCGGGGAGGTGCGGGACGTGCTGGGGCGCATCTGCATGGATCAGTTCATGCTGGACGTGCAGGGCCTGGATGTGCGCGTGGGCGAGTGGGTGGAGGTGTTCGGGTGGGACGTGCTGAGCGCGTCGGACCTGGCGGCGTGGTCGGACGGCATCGAGTACGAGGTGCTGACGGGCATTGGCGCGCGCGTGGAGCGGACGTTGGTGGAGTCCGCCGGTTAA
- a CDS encoding acetoacetate decarboxylase family protein: MTNRPPYLYSGGNVLMHSPLHLGQADMTGFFVRGDLNKLQATVDATLNAVPGAGPFRVLSPYVLLTFTRVAHANSTHPTDEAKGWITETDIVTWVAVARMRGEQVDGVYLYPCHIWVDDAMALINGRELFGYPKDLCQYEMPAPGTQPERYAVTVKGFDVFAPTTEIAWHPLLEVVRTEGSGGRPVHNFFELVREAFEVLHALPGGLNPDLHCWEQILEMLLSPQVGQLFLKQFPDSAGERAVYQAVVLSPAVVGAVDGGALLGGAYTCTLHPVASFPLADTLGLALGPQEAMLPFQLRFDFTVMPGEELAVNTGVREKIAVLGGGVGAMSAVYHLTSQLGWQDRYDITVYQMGWRLGGKGASGRNANAGQRIEEHGLHIWFGFYENAFRMIQDAYATLNRPAGAPLATWEDAFKPQDYIVLAEQVADRWVPWPLVFPRLPGTPGDGGEGLMIADIVRVLLKAVEGWVTDATARKPCPHPSEPAERPGWLVGFAQRCVQAVEDCVRAVEEFVVDAACLTAALCTSIIGHLDGDATHDTVIDEALQGLRAWLEHCLTPHFDEDDELRRLYICIDLGLTTVAGMLRDGVVTGGFDVINDIDFKDWLRKHGASERYSVDSAPIRGFYDLVFAYEGGDYGRPNIEAGTLLRAMMRIGLSYRGAIMYKMQAGMGDTVFTPLYQLLRARGVKFRFFHKVEELRADGDAVGEVRLTRQADVVSGPDGYDPLVFVRGLGCWPSAPLTDQLLPAQADLLLQHDVNLESHWTNWPDVYRDAFGQDLPDVVLRRGVDFDRVIYGLSIGSVPHTCANLLPRSPKLQGAVDAVQTVATQAYQAWTNRDLAQLGWTDQPEGQSPVLSAFTEPYDTWAPMNQVLDKEVWPSGPDAPQAVSYFCSVFPVDAYPSATDHAFPGQCRDAAKASALNQVGTQLHALWTKAGTPGHFPWDWLCDPSGAQGEARFDAQYWRANVDPSERYVMSVVNSTRARVRADESGFVNLTLTGDWLHTGLNAGCVEAAVMAGMQASRAISGFPNTIPGDGDR; the protein is encoded by the coding sequence ATGACGAACCGGCCACCCTACCTCTACTCCGGCGGCAACGTGCTGATGCACAGCCCCCTGCACCTCGGTCAGGCCGACATGACCGGCTTTTTCGTGCGCGGCGACCTGAACAAACTGCAGGCCACTGTGGACGCCACCCTGAACGCCGTGCCCGGCGCCGGCCCCTTCCGCGTGCTGTCGCCGTACGTGCTGCTCACGTTCACGCGCGTCGCGCACGCCAACTCCACGCACCCCACCGACGAAGCCAAAGGGTGGATCACCGAAACGGACATCGTCACGTGGGTGGCGGTCGCGCGCATGCGCGGTGAGCAGGTGGACGGCGTGTACCTCTACCCCTGCCACATCTGGGTGGACGACGCCATGGCCCTCATCAACGGCCGCGAGCTGTTCGGCTACCCCAAGGACCTCTGCCAGTACGAGATGCCCGCCCCGGGCACGCAGCCCGAACGGTACGCCGTCACCGTGAAGGGCTTCGACGTGTTCGCGCCCACCACGGAAATCGCGTGGCACCCGCTGCTGGAGGTCGTGCGCACCGAAGGCAGCGGCGGGCGGCCGGTTCACAACTTCTTCGAGCTGGTCCGCGAGGCGTTCGAGGTGCTGCACGCCCTGCCCGGCGGCCTGAACCCGGACCTGCACTGCTGGGAGCAGATCCTGGAGATGCTGCTCAGCCCGCAGGTCGGGCAGCTGTTCCTGAAGCAGTTCCCGGACAGCGCCGGCGAACGCGCCGTGTACCAGGCGGTCGTCCTCTCCCCCGCCGTGGTGGGTGCCGTGGACGGCGGCGCGCTGCTGGGCGGCGCGTACACCTGCACGTTGCACCCCGTGGCGAGCTTTCCGCTCGCGGACACGCTCGGGTTGGCGCTCGGCCCGCAGGAGGCGATGCTGCCGTTCCAGCTGCGCTTCGACTTCACGGTCATGCCCGGCGAGGAACTGGCCGTGAACACCGGCGTGCGTGAGAAGATCGCCGTGCTGGGCGGCGGCGTGGGCGCCATGAGCGCCGTGTACCACCTCACCAGCCAGCTCGGCTGGCAGGACCGTTACGACATCACCGTGTACCAGATGGGCTGGCGCCTGGGCGGCAAGGGCGCGAGCGGCCGCAACGCGAACGCCGGGCAGCGCATCGAGGAGCACGGCCTGCACATCTGGTTCGGGTTCTACGAAAATGCGTTCCGCATGATTCAGGACGCGTACGCCACCCTGAACCGCCCGGCGGGCGCGCCGCTCGCCACGTGGGAGGATGCGTTCAAACCGCAGGACTACATCGTGCTGGCCGAGCAGGTCGCGGACCGCTGGGTGCCGTGGCCGCTGGTGTTCCCGCGCCTGCCCGGCACGCCCGGCGACGGCGGCGAGGGCCTGATGATCGCCGACATCGTGCGGGTGCTGCTCAAGGCCGTGGAAGGGTGGGTCACGGACGCCACGGCGCGCAAGCCCTGCCCGCATCCCAGCGAGCCCGCCGAGCGGCCCGGGTGGCTGGTGGGGTTCGCGCAGCGGTGCGTGCAGGCCGTCGAGGACTGCGTGCGCGCCGTGGAGGAATTCGTGGTGGACGCCGCGTGCCTCACGGCGGCGCTGTGCACCAGCATCATTGGGCACCTCGACGGGGACGCCACGCACGACACCGTGATCGACGAGGCCCTGCAGGGCCTGCGCGCGTGGCTGGAGCACTGCCTCACACCGCACTTCGACGAGGACGACGAACTGCGCCGCCTGTACATCTGCATCGATCTGGGCCTCACGACCGTGGCCGGCATGCTGCGCGACGGCGTCGTCACCGGCGGGTTCGACGTCATCAACGACATCGACTTCAAGGACTGGCTGCGCAAGCACGGCGCCAGCGAACGCTACAGCGTCGATTCCGCCCCGATCCGCGGGTTTTACGACCTGGTGTTCGCGTACGAGGGCGGCGACTACGGCCGCCCGAACATCGAGGCGGGCACACTGCTGCGCGCCATGATGCGCATCGGCCTGAGCTACCGCGGCGCGATCATGTACAAGATGCAGGCCGGCATGGGCGACACGGTGTTCACGCCGCTCTACCAGCTGCTCCGCGCGCGCGGCGTGAAGTTCAGGTTCTTCCACAAGGTCGAGGAACTCCGCGCCGACGGGGACGCCGTAGGCGAGGTGCGCCTGACCCGGCAGGCGGACGTCGTGAGCGGCCCGGACGGGTACGACCCGCTGGTGTTCGTGCGCGGCCTGGGCTGCTGGCCGAGCGCGCCCCTCACGGACCAGCTGCTGCCCGCGCAGGCGGACCTGTTGCTACAGCACGACGTGAACCTCGAATCGCACTGGACGAACTGGCCGGACGTGTACCGCGACGCGTTCGGGCAGGACCTCCCGGACGTCGTGCTGCGTCGCGGTGTGGACTTCGACCGGGTCATCTACGGCCTGTCCATCGGGTCGGTGCCGCACACCTGCGCGAACCTGCTGCCGCGCAGCCCGAAACTTCAGGGCGCGGTGGACGCGGTCCAGACCGTCGCCACGCAGGCGTACCAGGCGTGGACGAACCGGGACCTCGCGCAGCTCGGCTGGACGGACCAGCCGGAAGGTCAGAGCCCGGTGCTGAGCGCCTTCACGGAGCCGTACGACACGTGGGCGCCCATGAATCAGGTGCTCGACAAGGAGGTCTGGCCGAGCGGCCCGGACGCGCCGCAGGCCGTGTCGTACTTCTGCAGCGTCTTCCCGGTGGACGCCTACCCGTCCGCCACGGACCACGCGTTCCCGGGGCAGTGCCGTGACGCCGCCAAGGCGAGCGCGCTGAATCAGGTGGGCACGCAGCTGCACGCGCTGTGGACGAAGGCGGGCACGCCCGGGCACTTCCCGTGGGACTGGCTGTGCGACCCGAGTGGCGCGCAGGGCGAGGCGCGCTTCGACGCGCAGTACTGGCGCGCGAACGTCGACCCGAGCGAGCGGTACGTGATGTCCGTCGTGAACAGCACCCGCGCGCGCGTGCGCGCGGACGAGTCGGGCTTCGTGAACCTCACGCTCACCGGGGACTGGCTGCACACGGGCCTGAACGCCGGATGCGTGGAAGCGGCCGTGATGGCGGGCATGCAGGCGTCCCGCGCGATCAGCGGCTTCCCGAACACCATCCCCGGCGACGGCGACCGCTAA
- a CDS encoding MerR family transcriptional regulator, producing the protein MNEQAVLHEQLTISAFARESRLTVKALRLYDALGLLHPAIKDPSSHYRYYTRAQLRRARLIGLLRQLDMPLTHIAAMLHLDAPGAVGSLRAYWADQEQQHADQRNLVQYLAGYLLGEGASMYTVTVRDVPQQQVLTVQRTLFAAELPAYIEAAERALFERLARAGQAQSGPAFVIYHGQVNEDSDGPVEVCVPFDGAIAPEGEQRLRLEGAHREAFTTITLAQCAFPEILNAYDAVHAWMMAQGLRPVGAPREVYFTSPAGLAPDDAFCDVAWPVQ; encoded by the coding sequence ATGAACGAGCAGGCGGTTCTGCATGAACAGCTCACCATCAGCGCCTTCGCGCGCGAGTCGCGCCTCACTGTCAAGGCCCTGCGGCTCTACGACGCGCTCGGCCTGCTGCACCCGGCCATCAAGGACCCCAGCAGCCACTACCGCTACTACACGCGCGCGCAGCTGCGCCGCGCCCGCCTGATCGGCCTGCTCCGTCAGCTGGACATGCCGCTCACGCACATCGCGGCCATGCTGCACCTCGACGCTCCGGGCGCCGTGGGCAGCCTGCGGGCGTACTGGGCGGATCAGGAGCAGCAGCACGCAGACCAACGCAACCTCGTTCAGTACCTGGCAGGCTACCTGCTGGGTGAAGGAGCCTCTATGTACACCGTAACCGTCCGTGACGTGCCCCAGCAGCAGGTTCTCACCGTGCAGCGCACCCTGTTCGCCGCGGAGCTGCCCGCGTACATCGAAGCAGCGGAGCGGGCGTTGTTCGAGCGGCTCGCGCGCGCCGGCCAGGCGCAGAGCGGCCCTGCATTCGTGATCTACCACGGGCAGGTCAACGAGGACAGCGACGGCCCGGTGGAGGTGTGCGTGCCGTTTGACGGCGCCATCGCGCCGGAAGGGGAGCAGCGCCTGCGCCTGGAGGGCGCGCACCGTGAGGCGTTTACGACGATCACGCTCGCGCAGTGCGCGTTCCCGGAGATCCTGAACGCCTACGACGCCGTGCACGCCTGGATGATGGCGCAGGGCCTGCGGCCGGTCGGCGCGCCCCGCGAGGTGTACTTCACGTCGCCCGCAGGGCTGGCCCCGGACGACGCGTTCTGCGACGTCGCCTGGCCGGTGCAGTAA
- a CDS encoding GGDEF domain-containing protein, giving the protein MTLPAQALYRAVVTLIALICLMSGARAAHPEQPLRATQPLELGTTGTLYAARDVAFPRDLRSIDAWTRTHAPARRVNLFGGAYWLTARITNDTQTTDWVFNPHGTLIEAVEARLYTADGRVQTLHTGQRSARTYPLHYGQNITLPPGQSAELVVRFQSLYYASAPDFSVVPRAAYTHSVLWDNLLTFGALGALLSLAVYNFFIAANTRDRSLFFYAAYMLMYAVAWAFTFHVFADLFGVYDLRLYYVGFFLLPVLNTLFYRRFLRLGEQFPTLDAVSRVNIWLPLALLPSCLIAPQYAHALATLAIGVWVIIALICGIVSWRSGFRPARYFVGAFLALLIPASLILPANVGLIPDLVPNSELMTLLGGTLDGMLLAFALAERINILQREKDASMVRLQHALQLAYTDVLTGIGNRHAFDMHMEHVLSRPATHDPPVLILMDLDGLKSINDGEGHARGDDLLRTFAQALHTRVPDSVRCFRLGGDEFTLIARESQAGELHDLIDSIERDLRLHGFPNFGVSYGAATAAHGTAMAEVYNQADSRMYRHKAARKGSMLAPLALR; this is encoded by the coding sequence ATGACGCTGCCTGCCCAGGCACTGTACCGCGCGGTGGTCACGCTGATCGCCCTCATCTGCCTGATGAGCGGCGCGCGCGCCGCGCACCCCGAACAACCCCTGCGCGCCACGCAGCCCCTGGAGCTGGGTACCACCGGCACCCTCTACGCCGCGCGGGACGTCGCCTTCCCCCGTGACCTGCGCAGCATCGACGCCTGGACGCGCACCCACGCGCCCGCCCGCCGCGTCAACCTGTTCGGCGGCGCGTACTGGCTCACTGCCCGCATCACCAACGACACCCAGACGACCGACTGGGTGTTCAACCCGCACGGTACCCTCATCGAGGCCGTCGAGGCGCGCCTCTACACCGCCGACGGACGCGTCCAGACCCTCCACACCGGCCAGCGCAGCGCCCGCACGTACCCACTCCACTACGGGCAGAACATCACCCTCCCGCCCGGCCAGAGCGCCGAACTCGTCGTGCGCTTCCAGAGCCTGTACTACGCCTCAGCGCCGGACTTCAGCGTCGTGCCGCGCGCCGCGTACACCCACAGCGTCCTGTGGGACAACCTCCTCACCTTCGGCGCGCTCGGCGCGCTGCTGTCCCTCGCCGTCTACAACTTTTTCATCGCCGCGAACACCCGCGACCGCAGCCTGTTCTTCTACGCGGCGTACATGCTCATGTACGCCGTCGCGTGGGCGTTCACGTTCCACGTGTTCGCGGACCTGTTCGGCGTGTACGACCTGCGCCTCTACTATGTCGGGTTCTTCCTGCTGCCCGTCCTGAACACGCTGTTCTACCGCCGTTTTCTGCGCCTCGGCGAGCAGTTCCCCACCCTGGACGCCGTCAGCCGCGTGAACATCTGGCTGCCGCTGGCGCTGCTGCCTTCCTGCCTGATCGCGCCGCAGTACGCGCACGCGCTCGCCACGCTCGCCATCGGCGTGTGGGTCATCATCGCCCTGATCTGCGGCATCGTCAGCTGGCGCAGCGGCTTCCGGCCCGCGCGGTACTTCGTGGGCGCCTTCCTGGCCCTGCTGATCCCCGCGTCGCTGATCCTCCCCGCGAACGTCGGCCTGATTCCCGACCTGGTGCCCAACTCGGAACTCATGACGCTGCTCGGCGGCACCCTCGACGGCATGCTCCTCGCCTTCGCCCTCGCGGAACGCATCAACATCCTCCAGCGCGAGAAGGACGCCAGCATGGTCCGCCTCCAGCACGCCCTGCAGCTCGCCTACACCGACGTCCTCACCGGCATCGGTAACCGCCACGCGTTCGACATGCACATGGAGCACGTCCTGAGCCGTCCCGCCACGCACGACCCGCCCGTCCTGATCCTCATGGACCTTGACGGCCTGAAAAGCATCAACGACGGCGAAGGGCACGCGCGCGGCGACGACCTGCTCCGCACCTTCGCGCAGGCGCTGCACACCCGCGTGCCCGACAGCGTGCGCTGCTTCCGCCTCGGCGGCGACGAATTCACGCTCATCGCCCGGGAATCCCAGGCGGGCGAACTGCACGACCTGATCGACAGCATCGAACGGGACCTGCGCCTGCACGGCTTCCCGAACTTCGGCGTGAGCTACGGCGCCGCCACCGCCGCGCACGGCACCGCCATGGCCGAGGTGTACAACCAGGCGGACTCCCGCATGTACCGCCACAAAGCCGCCCGCAAGGGCAGCATGCTCGCCCCGCTCGCGCTGCGCTGA
- the trpD gene encoding anthranilate phosphoribosyltransferase, whose translation MHARLMAGERLTQGEAATFMRDVMAGNVSSVRLAAALAALRVRGETPEEIAGFAQVMREHAVRVDVHHDGPLLDTCGTGGDGAHTFNISTTAAFVAAAGGARVAKHGNRAASSRAGSADVLEALGVDLDAPPARVAEAVENLGIGFMFARNYHPALRYAAPIRAELASRTVFNLLGPLSNPAGATHQVMGVFHPAYTRTLAEVLRLLGSDAAMVVHGAGLDELTVCGPTTITELRGGHVHDVTLTPEEAGVRTHDRAALAGGDAAENAAITRDVLQGRGTPAQQDVVTLNAGAALYVAGLCPSLPAGVERARDVLRSGEAWTLLERYSAFTRA comes from the coding sequence ATGCACGCGCGCCTGATGGCCGGAGAACGCCTCACGCAGGGCGAGGCCGCCACCTTCATGCGCGACGTCATGGCCGGCAACGTCAGCAGCGTCCGCCTCGCCGCCGCCCTCGCGGCCCTGCGTGTGCGCGGCGAAACCCCCGAGGAGATCGCCGGATTCGCGCAGGTCATGCGCGAGCACGCCGTCCGCGTGGACGTCCACCACGACGGCCCCCTGCTCGACACCTGCGGCACCGGCGGGGACGGCGCGCACACCTTCAACATCAGCACCACCGCCGCGTTCGTCGCCGCCGCGGGCGGCGCGCGCGTCGCCAAGCACGGGAACCGCGCCGCCAGCAGCCGCGCTGGCAGCGCCGACGTCCTCGAAGCGCTCGGCGTGGACCTCGACGCGCCGCCCGCCCGCGTTGCCGAAGCCGTCGAGAACCTCGGCATCGGGTTCATGTTCGCCCGCAACTACCACCCGGCCCTGCGGTACGCCGCGCCCATCCGCGCGGAACTCGCCAGCCGCACCGTCTTCAACCTGCTCGGGCCGCTCAGCAACCCCGCCGGCGCCACCCACCAGGTGATGGGCGTCTTTCACCCCGCGTACACCCGCACGCTCGCGGAAGTCCTGCGCCTGCTCGGCAGCGACGCCGCGATGGTCGTGCACGGCGCCGGCCTGGACGAACTCACGGTCTGCGGCCCCACCACCATCACGGAACTGCGCGGCGGGCACGTGCACGACGTGACCCTCACGCCCGAGGAGGCCGGCGTGCGCACGCACGACCGCGCGGCCCTCGCCGGCGGGGACGCCGCCGAGAACGCCGCCATCACCCGCGACGTCCTGCAGGGGCGTGGCACGCCCGCGCAGCAGGACGTCGTCACGCTCAACGCGGGCGCGGCCCTGTACGTGGCGGGGCTGTGCCCCTCCCTGCCGGCCGGGGTGGAGCGCGCCCGTGACGTCCTGCGCAGCGGCGAAGCCTGGACGCTCCTCGAACGGTACTCGGCGTTCACGCGCGCCTGA
- a CDS encoding GNAT family N-acetyltransferase — protein sequence MTLRIDRAEARDLPGILTLQRLAFAPEAERYPDAHARGELAPLTQTLDDLHAEHARRLMLKGTVNGELVASVRGHVDDEGVAHLGRLIVHPDHQGRGHGAALLRAIEQRLNAHTSALFTDSRNAANLRLYTRLGYATHGQPRPGPVPLIALHKRKAPVTDPAPLRVLVIDNYDSFTYNLVQALGTLGADLTVWRNDAFTLAGVRALNPDAIVVSPGPCTPTEAGLSVDVIRTFAPTHPTLGVCLGHQSIGAAYGATVTRAHTPVHGKTSAVQHDGSGLFAGLAPDVTVTRYHSLIVRDLPGDLVPVAWTDDPDERVLMALRHRTYPLHGVQFHPESIATPDGERMLANFLDLARAHRHARTAQEAR from the coding sequence ATGACGCTGCGCATCGACCGCGCGGAAGCGCGCGACCTCCCCGGCATCCTGACCCTGCAGCGCCTCGCCTTCGCGCCCGAGGCCGAGCGCTACCCGGACGCGCACGCGCGCGGCGAACTCGCGCCACTCACGCAGACCCTCGACGACCTCCACGCGGAACACGCCCGCCGCCTCATGCTCAAAGGGACCGTGAACGGCGAACTCGTCGCGTCCGTGCGCGGCCACGTGGATGATGAAGGCGTCGCGCACCTCGGCCGCCTGATCGTCCACCCCGACCACCAGGGCCGCGGGCACGGCGCCGCCCTGCTGCGCGCCATCGAGCAGCGCCTGAACGCCCACACGTCCGCGCTGTTCACCGACAGCCGCAACGCCGCGAACCTCCGCCTGTACACCCGCCTCGGCTACGCCACGCACGGCCAGCCCCGCCCCGGCCCCGTTCCCCTCATTGCCCTGCACAAACGAAAGGCGCCCGTGACCGACCCCGCTCCCCTCCGCGTCCTCGTCATCGACAACTACGACAGCTTCACGTACAACCTCGTGCAGGCCCTCGGCACGCTCGGCGCGGACCTGACCGTGTGGCGCAACGACGCCTTCACGCTCGCCGGGGTGCGCGCCCTCAACCCGGACGCCATCGTCGTCTCGCCCGGCCCGTGCACGCCCACCGAAGCGGGCCTCAGCGTCGACGTCATCCGCACCTTCGCGCCCACCCACCCCACGCTCGGCGTGTGCCTCGGGCACCAGAGCATCGGCGCCGCGTACGGCGCGACCGTCACCCGCGCGCACACGCCCGTGCACGGCAAGACCAGCGCCGTCCAGCACGACGGCAGCGGCCTGTTCGCCGGGCTCGCCCCGGACGTCACCGTCACCCGCTACCACTCCCTGATCGTCCGCGACCTCCCCGGCGACCTCGTGCCCGTCGCGTGGACGGACGACCCGGACGAACGCGTCCTGATGGCCCTGCGCCACCGCACGTACCCCCTGCATGGCGTGCAGTTCCACCCGGAAAGCATCGCCACGCCCGACGGGGAACGCATGCTCGCGAACTTCCTCGACCTCGCCCGCGCGCACCGGCACGCCCGCACCGCGCAGGAGGCCCGCTGA
- the trpE gene encoding anthranilate synthase component I translates to MTLTTQPAVHVRELSADLDTPVSAYLKLTQGSHGPSFLLESVEGGERQARYSFIGVGERGRLTARGTTVTLSGSFGTGTHDLPDPLAYLYERTRQPAPVPAGLPTFIGGAVGYAAYDLIRVYERLPDANPDELGVPDALFIAPEGLVIFDHLQHRLFAVALSDHPAQAATVTERLVARLRAPLQGPLPGSEPAPIPEFTSNHAPGAFADAVERGLAYIRAGDVFQVVPSQRFSAPLTTHPFALYRALRSVNPSPYLGYLDLGDVTLVASSPESLLRSDGHAITTRPIAGTRPRGATPDEDAALATDLLADEKERAEHLMLVDLGRNDLGRVARYGSVRVHDAFTIERYSHVMHIVSSVTAELRDGLTPLHALASALPMGTVSGAPKIRAMEIIDELEPVRRGPYGGAFGYIAHDGSLDMALTLRTMVIKDGRIHIQAGAGVVADSDPAAEEQETRNKAAALMRAVRLACEGL, encoded by the coding sequence ATGACCCTCACCACGCAGCCCGCCGTGCATGTCCGCGAACTCAGCGCCGACCTGGACACGCCCGTCAGCGCCTACCTCAAACTCACGCAGGGCAGCCACGGCCCCAGCTTCCTGCTCGAAAGCGTCGAAGGCGGCGAACGCCAGGCCCGGTACTCCTTCATCGGCGTCGGCGAACGCGGACGCCTCACCGCGCGCGGCACGACCGTCACCCTCAGCGGCAGCTTCGGCACCGGCACCCACGACCTCCCCGACCCGCTCGCGTACCTCTACGAACGCACCCGGCAGCCCGCGCCCGTCCCGGCCGGGCTGCCGACCTTTATCGGCGGCGCCGTCGGCTACGCCGCCTACGACCTCATCCGCGTCTACGAACGCCTCCCCGACGCGAACCCCGACGAACTCGGCGTGCCCGACGCCCTGTTCATCGCGCCCGAAGGGCTCGTGATCTTCGACCACCTCCAACACCGCCTGTTCGCCGTCGCGCTCAGCGACCACCCTGCCCAGGCCGCCACCGTCACCGAACGCCTCGTCGCGCGCCTCCGCGCGCCCCTGCAGGGCCCCCTGCCCGGCAGCGAACCCGCCCCCATCCCGGAATTCACCAGCAACCATGCGCCCGGCGCGTTCGCCGACGCCGTCGAACGCGGCCTCGCGTACATCCGCGCCGGCGACGTCTTCCAGGTGGTGCCCAGCCAGCGCTTCAGCGCGCCCCTCACCACCCACCCCTTCGCGCTATACCGCGCCCTGCGCAGCGTGAACCCCAGCCCCTACCTCGGCTACCTCGACCTCGGCGACGTCACCCTCGTCGCCAGCAGCCCCGAAAGCCTCCTGCGCAGCGACGGGCACGCCATCACCACCCGCCCTATCGCCGGCACCCGCCCACGCGGCGCCACCCCCGACGAAGACGCCGCCCTCGCCACCGACCTCCTCGCCGACGAAAAGGAACGCGCCGAACACCTGATGCTCGTGGACCTCGGCCGCAACGACCTCGGCCGCGTCGCCCGCTACGGCAGCGTCCGCGTGCACGACGCGTTCACCATCGAACGCTACAGCCACGTCATGCACATCGTCAGCAGCGTCACCGCCGAACTCCGCGACGGCCTCACCCCGCTGCACGCCCTCGCCAGCGCGCTTCCCATGGGCACCGTCAGCGGCGCCCCCAAAATCCGCGCGATGGAAATCATCGACGAACTCGAACCCGTCCGGCGCGGCCCGTACGGCGGCGCCTTCGGGTACATCGCGCACGACGGCAGCCTCGACATGGCCCTCACGCTCCGCACCATGGTCATCAAGGACGGCCGCATTCACATTCAGGCGGGCGCGGGCGTCGTCGCCGACAGCGACCCCGCCGCCGAGGAGCAGGAAACGCGCAACAAGGCCGCCGCCCTGATGCGCGCCGTGCGGCTCGCCTGCGAGGGCCTATGA